One part of the Thermoplasmatales archaeon genome encodes these proteins:
- a CDS encoding CoA-binding protein, with protein sequence MEKFFKPRSVALVGASSKKGKIGYEIFKNVIKSKVKAYPVNPNRKKIFGKKCYKSLDEIKDRIDLAVIAVEADKCIEELEKCGKKGIENIVIISGGFKEIGKIEAEKKIVELGRKYKMRIIGPNCIGVFNSENGFNTFFQRNMDLPKKGNVAIMTQSGTFGIALLEKCATEGIGVTKFVSYGNKADVNEIDLLKYFKNDKKTDIIAIYAEEIGKDFFEIKNEKIVVVLKSGRSELGQKAAFLHTGAMASNYKIFEGACKQRNIIFADDFEEFFGVLKILAMRGLPSGGKVAIVTNGAGPGVMACDFAGEARNIEIAEIVDLTGSATARDFIEAVEKRREDIIILTFVFQDSPLAESLKELYYGLKNSGKYFIAICMGGRFVEEQKKKLLKLKIPVFEEPRIAINSIDKIVGYSLRK encoded by the coding sequence ATGGAAAAGTTTTTCAAGCCCAGAAGTGTTGCATTAGTTGGAGCTTCAAGCAAAAAGGGTAAGATAGGATATGAAATTTTTAAAAATGTTATAAAGAGCAAAGTAAAAGCATATCCTGTAAATCCAAATAGAAAAAAAATTTTTGGGAAAAAGTGTTATAAAAGTTTGGATGAAATAAAGGATAGAATTGATTTGGCGGTGATTGCTGTTGAGGCAGATAAATGCATTGAGGAACTGGAGAAATGCGGGAAAAAAGGGATAGAGAATATTGTTATAATATCAGGTGGATTTAAAGAAATAGGGAAGATAGAGGCAGAGAAAAAAATAGTTGAATTGGGAAGAAAATACAAAATGCGCATTATTGGACCAAATTGCATAGGTGTATTCAATTCAGAAAATGGTTTCAACACTTTTTTCCAGAGAAATATGGATTTGCCGAAAAAAGGAAATGTTGCAATAATGACCCAATCAGGGACATTTGGAATTGCTCTGCTTGAAAAATGTGCAACTGAAGGAATAGGTGTTACAAAGTTTGTATCCTATGGCAACAAAGCGGATGTAAATGAAATTGATTTACTTAAATATTTTAAAAATGATAAAAAAACAGATATAATTGCAATATATGCGGAAGAAATTGGAAAAGATTTTTTTGAAATAAAAAATGAAAAAATTGTAGTTGTCTTGAAATCTGGAAGAAGTGAGTTAGGACAGAAAGCGGCATTTCTCCATACTGGAGCGATGGCATCAAACTATAAAATATTTGAAGGTGCCTGCAAGCAGAGAAATATAATATTTGCTGACGACTTCGAGGAATTTTTTGGAGTGTTAAAAATACTTGCGATGCGTGGTTTGCCATCTGGCGGGAAGGTGGCGATAGTCACAAATGGGGCGGGGCCCGGCGTGATGGCGTGCGATTTTGCGGGCGAGGCAAGAAATATAGAGATTGCTGAAATTGTGGATTTGACGGGAAGCGCGACCGCAAGGGATTTTATTGAAGCGGTTGAAAAGAGAAGAGAGGACATTATTATCCTTACATTTGTTTTTCAAGATTCTCCGCTTGCAGAGAGTTTGAAAGAGCTTTATTATGGTTTAAAAAACTCTGGAAAGTATTTTATTGCAATATGTATGGGAGGAAGATTTGTAGAAGAGCAAAAGAAAAAGTTGCTAAAACTTAAAATACCTGTTTTTGAAGAGCCAAGGATTGCGATAAACTCCATTGATAAAATTGTTGGTTATTCATTGAGAAAATGA
- a CDS encoding winged helix-turn-helix transcriptional regulator, with protein MKEDHLALETRKKIYELIASSPGLHKREISRKLNLSLSTVDYHLHYMERKNLVVAKEDRRYRRYFVTEKTSPQDSRIISLLRQETPRKILIFLLENPNAIHRDICESTGKAPSTVSFHIKKLVEADILEEISLGKEKGYNIKNKDRVIDVLITYRSTFLDRAVDKFLDAWTSFGRI; from the coding sequence ATGAAAGAAGACCATCTTGCTCTGGAAACAAGAAAAAAAATATATGAGTTAATTGCCTCTTCGCCAGGTCTTCATAAAAGAGAGATATCAAGAAAATTAAATTTATCCTTAAGCACAGTTGATTATCATCTCCACTATATGGAGAGGAAAAATCTGGTTGTTGCAAAAGAGGATAGAAGATACAGAAGATATTTTGTCACAGAAAAAACATCGCCCCAGGACAGCAGAATAATTTCCCTCCTCCGCCAAGAGACGCCCCGCAAAATATTGATTTTTTTGCTCGAAAATCCAAATGCAATTCATAGGGATATATGTGAGAGCACAGGGAAAGCTCCATCAACTGTTTCATTTCATATAAAAAAATTGGTTGAAGCTGACATTTTGGAAGAAATTTCTCTTGGCAAGGAGAAGGGATATAATATAAAGAATAAGGATAGAGTTATCGATGTTCTTATCACATATAGAAGCACATTTCTTGATAGAGCGGTCGATAAATTCCTTGATGCATGGACTTCTTTTGGAAGAATTTAA
- a CDS encoding PKD domain-containing protein, which yields MKKIVWAVAFLLLVCQAVAINYAPVVQFTYEINGKFVIFDASSSYDPDGYILNYTWHFGDGSIGYGIIANHNYENEGRYNVTLNVEDNLGNKNSTTKTIVIDITPPSTICKLNPDINGRNGWYVSNTILFLNAVDSLSGINRTYYKVGGGAWSEYFAPVAISEEGNHTVYYYSVDNSGNYEETKIMNIKIDKSPPSTHILVDKNSSGGWYNERINASLFSDDAISGINKTFYRINGGEFLEYNMVINLGDGKYFFEFFSVDMAGNFEENNRMEIKIDTVSPEINIISPLKGLYVFGRKIFDTELTFVIGSLEVNVECYDLNGIKLIEFYYDNIYKGNSTSSTSSWEINEFSIGKHEIKFIAYDLAGNKKIKSEEIYIINLKWN from the coding sequence ATGAAAAAAATTGTTTGGGCGGTAGCATTCCTCCTGTTGGTATGCCAGGCGGTTGCAATAAATTATGCTCCAGTGGTTCAATTCACCTATGAAATAAATGGAAAATTTGTAATTTTTGATGCATCTTCGAGCTATGACCCAGATGGCTACATATTAAATTATACATGGCATTTTGGAGATGGAAGCATTGGCTATGGAATTATTGCAAACCATAACTATGAAAATGAGGGAAGATATAATGTAACATTAAATGTAGAAGATAATCTGGGTAACAAAAACTCCACAACAAAAACTATAGTAATAGATATTACGCCTCCTTCCACAATATGCAAGTTAAATCCTGATATAAATGGCAGAAATGGATGGTATGTAAGCAATACAATTTTGTTTTTAAATGCAGTAGATTCTTTAAGTGGTATAAATAGGACATATTACAAGGTTGGCGGAGGCGCATGGAGCGAATATTTTGCGCCAGTGGCAATTTCTGAGGAAGGAAATCATACGGTTTATTATTATAGCGTTGATAATTCGGGAAATTATGAGGAAACTAAAATTATGAACATTAAAATAGATAAAAGTCCTCCTTCAACTCATATTCTTGTTGATAAAAATTCTTCGGGCGGATGGTATAATGAAAGGATAAATGCATCGCTCTTTTCAGACGATGCAATATCTGGAATAAATAAAACATTTTACAGGATAAATGGTGGAGAATTTTTGGAATACAATATGGTTATAAATTTGGGGGATGGAAAATACTTTTTTGAATTTTTCTCTGTTGATATGGCTGGAAATTTTGAAGAAAATAATAGAATGGAAATAAAAATAGATACTGTTTCTCCAGAAATAAATATTATTTCTCCTTTAAAAGGGCTATATGTTTTCGGAAGGAAAATTTTTGATACAGAATTAACTTTTGTAATAGGAAGCTTGGAGGTAAATGTTGAATGCTATGATTTAAATGGAATAAAATTAATTGAGTTTTATTATGATAACATATATAAAGGAAATTCAACTTCCTCAACTTCTTCATGGGAAATAAATGAATTTTCAATTGGAAAGCATGAAATAAAATTTATTGCATACGATTTGGCTGGAAATAAAAAGATAAAGAGCGAGGAGATTTACATAATAAATTTGAAATGGAATTGA
- a CDS encoding ribosome biogenesis/translation initiation ATPase RLI, translated as MRIAVLNRDRCQPKKCSMECIKYCPKVRSGVEVISIDENKPVISEQLCAGCGICVHKCPFKAIHIENLPEELRESIVHQYGENGFRLFRLPVPKKGKVVGLLGENGIGKTTAIKILSGKIKPNLGRMEKEPSWEDITDIYRGTELHHFLKNISEGNLRISIKPQYVDELSMYEGSVRDFLLENGIDDEIEGMDNKKMNELSGGELQKIAVFATLKRDADLYLFDEPTSYLDIKNRMEIAKIIRKASENKMVVVVEHDLAVMDFLADIIHILYGKKGVYGIVSDAKSVRHGINTYLSGYLKEENVRFGEEIKFEKHPPREFKKTESLVIFDRLNKKYDGFELTVNEGKINKGEVIGILGPNGIGKTTFIKLLAGLIEPNEGKIDKKIKISYKPQYIRAEDGKVEELFEKNKDKFHSLYEKEVLHPLDIKYFYGHELKSLSGGELQTVAIAYCLSLEADLYLIDEPSAYLDAKQRMTVAKTIKRVMEKEGKACLVVEHDIYFVDMVSQSLMVFYGEPGKRGFAKGPMNLREGMNFFLKDLEITFRRDEDSNRPRINKIDSRLDREQKELGEYYYEI; from the coding sequence ATGAGAATTGCTGTATTAAATAGGGATAGATGTCAGCCAAAAAAGTGTTCAATGGAATGTATAAAATATTGTCCAAAAGTAAGGAGTGGTGTTGAAGTTATATCAATTGATGAAAATAAGCCAGTTATATCAGAGCAACTCTGTGCGGGATGCGGAATATGCGTCCATAAATGTCCTTTTAAGGCAATTCATATAGAAAATTTACCGGAGGAGTTAAGAGAAAGTATCGTGCATCAATATGGAGAAAATGGATTCAGATTATTTCGCTTACCAGTTCCAAAAAAGGGAAAGGTTGTTGGATTGCTAGGTGAAAATGGAATAGGAAAAACAACTGCAATAAAGATTTTATCTGGCAAAATAAAGCCAAATTTGGGGAGAATGGAGAAGGAGCCAAGCTGGGAAGATATAACTGATATATATAGAGGAACAGAACTCCATCATTTTTTAAAGAATATTTCTGAAGGTAATTTAAGAATTTCAATAAAACCACAATATGTAGATGAACTGTCAATGTATGAGGGTAGTGTAAGAGATTTTCTTTTAGAAAATGGTATAGATGATGAAATTGAAGGAATGGATAATAAAAAAATGAACGAGCTTTCTGGAGGAGAGCTGCAAAAAATTGCTGTTTTTGCTACTTTAAAAAGAGATGCAGACCTCTATCTTTTTGATGAACCAACATCCTACTTAGATATAAAAAATAGAATGGAAATTGCAAAAATTATAAGGAAAGCATCGGAAAATAAAATGGTGGTTGTTGTTGAACATGATCTTGCGGTGATGGATTTTCTTGCGGATATTATTCATATCTTATATGGTAAGAAAGGGGTTTATGGAATTGTATCTGATGCAAAAAGTGTAAGACATGGTATAAATACATATCTCTCAGGTTATCTGAAAGAGGAAAATGTAAGGTTTGGAGAAGAAATAAAATTTGAAAAACATCCTCCCCGTGAGTTTAAGAAAACAGAGAGTTTGGTTATATTTGATAGATTGAATAAAAAATATGATGGTTTTGAATTAACAGTAAATGAGGGAAAAATAAACAAGGGAGAGGTTATTGGTATTTTGGGACCAAATGGAATTGGAAAAACAACTTTTATAAAGCTTCTTGCAGGATTGATTGAGCCAAATGAAGGAAAAATAGATAAAAAAATAAAAATAAGTTACAAGCCACAGTATATAAGGGCTGAAGATGGGAAGGTGGAAGAACTTTTTGAGAAAAATAAAGATAAATTTCACAGCTTATATGAAAAAGAAGTTTTACATCCTCTTGATATAAAATATTTTTATGGTCATGAATTAAAAAGTTTATCTGGTGGAGAACTACAAACTGTGGCAATTGCATATTGCTTGAGTTTGGAAGCAGATTTATATTTAATTGATGAACCATCAGCATATCTTGATGCAAAGCAAAGAATGACGGTTGCAAAAACGATAAAAAGAGTTATGGAGAAAGAAGGAAAGGCATGCCTGGTTGTTGAGCATGACATATATTTTGTTGATATGGTTAGTCAATCCCTTATGGTTTTTTACGGAGAGCCTGGAAAAAGAGGATTTGCCAAGGGACCAATGAATTTAAGGGAAGGAATGAATTTTTTCCTGAAGGATTTAGAAATCACATTCAGGAGAGATGAAGACAGCAACAGGCCAAGAATAAATAAAATTGACTCACGCCTTGATAGAGAGCAAAAAGAATTAGGAGAATATTATTATGAAATATGA
- a CDS encoding PRC-barrel domain-containing protein, with product MKIMENELRGKKVMSNSGLYLGIVRNITVDANSGKLIDLIVEPSDKIDPRLYNQNEEGYILFPFESVKSVKDFVILSEE from the coding sequence ATGAAAATAATGGAGAATGAATTAAGAGGAAAGAAAGTTATGAGCAATAGTGGGTTATATTTAGGTATAGTGAGAAATATAACAGTTGATGCTAATAGTGGGAAGCTTATTGACCTTATCGTGGAACCATCCGATAAAATAGATCCGCGCTTGTACAACCAGAATGAAGAGGGCTACATTCTATTTCCATTTGAATCAGTTAAATCAGTTAAGGATTTTGTTATACTAAGTGAAGAGTAA
- a CDS encoding deoxyhypusine synthase: MIVRDINLKKVKGSKDLVEQFYYSGGFTAKKLGTALKIVEEMIKKDYFIFLTFPACIVATGTRGVIKDMLKDKIVDGVITTCGTIDHDLARNFKNYYHGSFDADDAELHKKGINRLGNIFIPNESYGLIIEKKMHEFFKDFKGKVGSREIAWKIGEKLGEKSILYWAWKNKIPFYVPAIYDGAVGWQLWRMKNRIEIDLSKDENELSDIFFGDGKIGGIVIGGGISKHHLIWWAQFHGGLDAAVYITSAHEWDGSLSGARAKEAVSWGKIKEKAKHVTVEGDATVILPLLISSIR, from the coding sequence AATTTAAAGAAAGTTAAAGGTAGCAAAGATTTGGTAGAACAATTTTATTATTCAGGTGGTTTTACCGCAAAAAAACTAGGAACTGCATTAAAAATAGTTGAGGAAATGATAAAAAAAGATTATTTTATCTTTCTTACTTTTCCTGCATGTATAGTTGCTACTGGAACAAGAGGGGTAATAAAAGATATGCTGAAGGATAAAATAGTAGATGGAGTAATTACAACCTGTGGAACAATTGATCATGATTTGGCAAGGAATTTTAAAAATTATTATCATGGCTCATTTGATGCGGATGACGCAGAACTTCATAAAAAAGGGATAAATAGATTGGGAAATATATTCATCCCTAATGAGAGTTACGGGCTCATTATAGAGAAAAAAATGCATGAATTTTTTAAGGATTTTAAAGGAAAAGTGGGGAGCAGAGAAATAGCCTGGAAAATAGGGGAAAAATTGGGAGAAAAATCAATTTTATATTGGGCATGGAAAAACAAAATACCTTTTTATGTGCCCGCAATATATGATGGGGCGGTTGGCTGGCAGTTATGGAGAATGAAAAACAGGATAGAGATTGATTTATCCAAAGATGAGAACGAACTTTCTGATATATTTTTTGGCGATGGCAAAATAGGAGGGATTGTAATTGGCGGAGGAATTTCAAAGCATCATCTGATATGGTGGGCTCAGTTCCACGGCGGGCTGGATGCGGCCGTTTATATTACATCCGCTCATGAATGGGATGGCTCTTTGTCTGGGGCAAGGGCCAAAGAAGCAGTTTCATGGGGGAAGATAAAGGAAAAGGCAAAGCATGTTACAGTAGAAGGGGATGCAACTGTTATACTTCCTCTTTTGATTTCCTCTATTCGATGA